In Pseudomonas sp. PDNC002, the DNA window GCTTCTGAGTGAGGCGGTTGCCGAGGCCGTGCCACGGCGTTGCACCGACATATGCCATTTGTTCGATTTGATGAGCCATAAGAGAGATTCCTTGGGGGCATAAAAACGCCGCGCACAGTGAAGACGATCTGTTGCGGTTTAGGAGAGGTGAGCGGGAGATGGTTAGTAGCGAACGCTGATGCGATAGCCGCAGTTCAGCCAGAAGCTGTCAGCTAGGGTGTGATTTATGGGTGGCTGACGGACGGCTGAGCACTGGTCAATACAGCTGGGTAGGCAACCGAGCAGTGCGCCGGCCAGCGTGCGCAGTCCGGCTCCTAAAGGCATTGCTAGTAGGCCCGTCGTCAGCATCACCGTACTCCCGAGCGGAGTTGGTAGAAGGCCGCGAAAAGCGATACCGATAGGGATGATGGTGCAGGCGATCTTTATGGCTGTTGCGAATTGGGAGTTCTTCGAGGGAGGGTATCTGAAGCACTGCAATGACATGGCTGGGGCTCCATGGTGTGGGTTCAGTGCAGTGATATAGATGTGGAAAAAAGTGGAATCGGCAGTGGCTGGGGTAAGGGGGCGGCTCTGAGGGGAGAAAGTTAGTTCCCCCATGCAAAAAGTTGGTTCCTACGGTGGAAAAGTTAGTTCTCAGCGCCTCCAAGTCGTCTACAGGGGCGCTATTGAGGACGTTCAGCCGCAACACCAGCGATACATGCGACTCGGCCGATGTGCTGCTCGACAGCCCGCAGCATCATGTCGCTAACATCGTCGCGGTAGTGGCCTCGTGGTCGCCGCAGTCCACACAAAGGTTGCACGTATTTTCTGCTATCCCACACTTGCGCTGCACGTGGATGTTTGCCCTGTCTAGCCGCGTAGACCCTGTCCATACACGCCATTGAGGGGGCTGCTGCTCGTGCTGCCGACGCTAATCAGAGCCACCGTTGGAGGTGCGCGAGCCGAATAGTAGTCAACTTTCAAGGCGAAAGGTGTCGAGGGGGAGGCAATCGCTGCGGATAGCTGCCGAGGCGGCACTGTGGTCAGCGGGGGCAATGGATACAAGAAAAAAATTCTACACGTCGTATCGGAATTGTTGGGCGGACGGGCTGGATATACCTTTTTCACATCGTTTGGGCATAGAAGGGAAACATGCGATGGCAGTAGGTACCAATAGCTCGTCATGCATTTTGAGGATGCAGGATGTGACCGCAAAGTTGGGCATCAGTCGGTCTGCTGTATATGACTGGATGGATATCAAGTCGCCACGTTATGACAGCACTTTTCCAAGACCTATTAGGCTTGGGAGGGCCTCGATTGGGTGGATTTCCGCAGATATAGACGACTTTATAACCCAGCGTATTGCGGTGCGAGACAGGCATGGCCAATAGAGCCTTTTATCTCGGTTAAGCACTAACTCCGTATATAAAATAACTGTTTTTCAATTGTTCCTGATCCGTGTCGTGCGGGTTGCGGGGAGTATTTATCGAATTTTGTTTTTGGTTTGTATGTTATTAATGTGTATCAATTAAATAGTGAGGCTGCATTGGGTGTTGTGTTGGATTTGAATTAATTAAGTTGTATCGGTGTGCTTGATTGTGAGGTGTGAGTGTGTGGGCGGTGGGCGATATAGGTCGTGCTGTATTGAGATGTAAGCTATGGCTCGATTGGTTTCGAGGCAATTAAGTTAATTTGATGGTGGTTTAGATGTTTGCGTTGTGTGGGTTTAATTGGCTAGATAGCCAATTATTTCTTAATAATCAAAGCGCCGGTCTAGCTTGAGCGTTCTAGTGGAGTGTGGTGATGGATTGTTGTGGGCGTGATGAGAGCTATATGGCCTTGTTGAGTAAAGGGGCCATGGCAAGAGGGGTGAATGGGTTGTTTAAGGCAGGTGGTGTGGATGTGGGGACAATTCTTTTCTTTAAGAAGTTTTCTGAGATGGCTAAGGGTATTGTCTGTAGCTCAGGCACGGCGTTTAGGATGAGTTGCGGTAAGATTGTGCCAGAGGCTACTGGTGAACGGTTTATCAAGTTGATCAAATATGGCTATAGAAAAATTGATAAGGTCTATGCTCTGGAGCCGTATTCGAAGTTGATCATTGAAGAGATGGATTGGCCAACCGTAGCCATGTTCCTAGGTCATGTGAGGCGCGGTGGCGAAAGTTTACAGGTGCTTGAGGCTCTCAATGTCCTGATTGATAAAATTCGAGAGGAAGGACGTTCCCCAGCGTTTAAGAAACAACTGAATAGCTTTCATCGCTCTGCTAATAAAAATTATCAAGGGCTCCTAAACTATGAGAAGGCTTTGTTCGAGTGCTCGTCTAGGATTCTTGTCTTGCGTATAGATTTTTCCTACCGGAAAGAGCATTGTAAGGTTGATCAGGAGATTGCTCTGCAGCACCGTAAACAGCTGTTTGATAATGCGAGATCTAATAAGCTGTTTGCACATATGCTTGGCTATGTGACTAAGCTTGAGTATGGGGTGGAGAAGGGGTTTCACTTTCATTGTATGTTCTTTTTTGATGGAGGCAAGGTCCGGGAGGACATTACTTTTGCAAAGCGAATAGGTGAATACTGGGGGGCGGTTATTACAGAGGGGATGGGTAGCTACTACAACTGCAATTATGCCAAGGAGGCATATAGATGTTGTGGTATCGGGATGGTTAGCCATTCTGATAGAGAGAAGCGAGATGCTTTGAGACGTGCGATGGTCTACCTGACCAAGACTGATCTGTACATGAAGTTGAAAGCCAAAGGGCGTGCGCTCACTAGAGGGGTAATGCCAAGGTCTCCCAGCGGGCGTGGACGGCCTAGGGCAGTCACCATATCTTTGTAAGTAAAGCCTGGGGCTAAGATTGCTCCTGTCAGCTCCTTCTGGGAAGGCGCACAGTGTCCTTTAAAGCTGATTTAATATCCTCAGACTCATGAATCCAGGTTTTGTGTAAAAGATCCTCTATGCTGTAATCTAGGACTCGAGGTATTTCATTTTTTAATATAAAATCTCCAATTAATGTTGATGGTTGTTTGTTCTTGCTCTCACTTATTTCAGATTTAAGAATAGTTATGGCTGAGATTGCCGCTTTTGTAGAGGGCCAGCCTCCATGAGGCATGTGGATTCTTAATAGGTCGGCTATGTATTGTTTTAGTGGCTCGTATTTTTTGTTTATTTGCTTGGCATTGTCGCTATTTTGATTTGAGACTTTCTCAGTAGCTAAGGCATCCAGGTCGATTTTTGAGTTTTCAACTGTTTTTCCACAGTAATAATTAGCCTCGCAGGTGTGTGCCCAGGCTAAATCTAGCTTGCTTTCTCTTTGCGCCTTACGAGCTATCTCTGTGTGTAGCGTTGCGATCTTGATAAGTAGGGTGAAGTTTAGTCTTGCGATTTTGTTGCGGATGTTTTCTCTGTTGGCGCAATCAATTTCTTTGACATTTAGTAGCGCTTCTTGGGTTTCTATTTCTTTCTCCCAGCCGACTAGAAGGTTTACGAGCTCTTCATCATCCCCCAGCTTGGCCTGGATGCTGGCTTTCAGTTCGCTGTAGGTGTCTGTGGTAAGGCTACTCGAATAGAAATCTTCCAATATGAAGCTCATATTGCCTAGCTTTTGATCAAGTGTCGTGCTGGCAACTTCTTTCACTCTGTCAAGCACAATTCTTTCGCGTGGGTATTGAGCGGTAAATTGTCGATCCATTCAGAGTTTCTCTAGGGTTGGTGGGATTAATTGGCAGCAGCAAGGGCTGCGATTAATGTGGTGGCAACTAAATCTTAGAAATGTTCCCCGTTAATCAATGCTCAGATATGAGTTAATAACTCAAGATGGCTTCCAAGCTTATACCAAGCATCCGCCATTTCCTTTGTGTAGCTGTGGCGCTGGTAAGTGCGTTTGACTTTGTTCTCTTCAGTGTGGTTAAGGCAGCGCTCTGCGACCTCTGGTAACACGCCTAAGGCAGTCATTAAAGTCGCGCCCGTTCGTCTAAGGTCGTGAGGGGTCCATTTACCACTCTTCAAAAGCAAGGCTTGAGCATTGGCGCTGCGGTTGCTCATAACACCTTGTGCTGGCTGACGTTGTCTGTCTCCAAGCTGCTTAGTAACGGTCTTCGAGCAGACGGGGCCTGTACGTTTCGTGTTGGGGTAGCACCATTCACTTCCCGCACTGAGAACTTCGACTCTCTTGAATTGCTGAATGGCGAATTTGGAGAGCGTTACGCTGTGAGCCTTGCCATTTTTGCTGTCTTCTGCAGGAATGAGCCAGTTACCCGTCATCAGGTCAATGTTCTCCCAGCGCGCGTTCATCAGCTCGCCGATGCGACAGCAGGTGGAGAGTGCTATCCAGATCGCGGCTTGAGTCGGGGGGAGCAAGCCGGCTTCCGGAGCAAGTTTCGCCAATGTGCGAATTTCTTCCTCGCTCAGCACTCTGTCGCGCTCAACTTCCTTGCCGCCGATCTTGGCCTTGCGAATGCTCGATGTTGGATCGTGATCGATCAAGTCTCGGTCAACTGCAAAACGGAACATTTGCCGCATTAGGCTAAAGATCATTTTGGCCATGCGATTGACGCCGCGTGCGAGTAGGGTATCTGTCACTTCGGTGATGTGGCCTTTCTTTACGTCATCAACAGGCATCGTGCCAAGGAACGGCAGTGCATCCTTTTGAAACATGCGGCGTACTTCCGCGCCACCATCTTTTCGATTAATCAGATCAACCCTAGCCCAGTGGTCAAACAGATCTTGGACGGTTTTTCTGGCGGCTTGTCGAGCTTGTGCTTCCTCAATAGCAGCTCTTTCTGCAGCGATTCGAGCAATTTCGGCGTCGCGTGCTGCCACACGAGCGGCTTCCTCAGCCTCAAGGTGTTCCTTTACGTCTCTGACACCTGACTTATGAAGCCCTGCGAGCTCTTTGGCCCGCTGACCTGCTTCGGCGAGCGTCATGGTGCCTTCGTTGCCATCGCGACTATATGTGCCGATGGGCAAGGTGATGCGCTCACTGCCGCTGTTGGTGTAGCGGAAATAGAACAGGCGCTCACCGCTTGGGGTGATACGAGCCACCAAGCTGCCGTGACCCCAGATGGCGACTTCGCTCAGCCACTTGTCGCTCGTACCAGGTTTGGCAGTCATCTGGCGGTCTGTAATCTTGGCCATGTGATCAATTTCCCCGTTGCCAATTGGTTGCCAATTGAGATTCTCTGGTTGCCAATTCGTTGCCAATTCGTTGCCAATTGATATCGGCTTTATTCGAGCCGCTTCGGGCTATTTTGGACGATGAAGCTGCTGTTGGCCAGTAATATCAAAGGGTTAAGGGGTTTGTTTAGGATCGGGCTGGATTCGCTTGCACAGGTTATTACCTGTATGGGGTGCAAGGGGTAGAGTGTTCGAATCACTCCGTCCCAACCAAATTTGAAAAGGCCGGTTCAGCAATGAATCGGCCTTTTTGCATTTCTCTCCCCGCAAAGATTCCCTATATTGACCGCCAGCTCGGAGTGTCCCTCGGTGCCCAATCATCCTGCTCTGTCAGGAAGTTTGGCAGGTCCCTCCGCGCTATACCGATTTCCCCTTGCCACTTGATGACGCCGATGCGTTGATCGATCCAGGTCATGTAAGCGCAGTGAGGGTTTGTGTCGGGGATGTGTTGAGTATCGTGCAGAGTAGGGAGGACTTCGTCCCCGAGCCATTTGGCGATGTGGCGGTGTTCTGGTTGCCAGAAGCGGTGGAGGGCTTTGTAGGCGCCGGATTCGCTGATGACTTCCACTTCTTCGCGGAAGCTGCTGAGGTATTCCAGGATGACGGCGCATTTCCGCTCCGGGTCCATGCGTTTTGGCAGGAGGTAGGGGAGTGGGCGTTAATCAGGACGGAGAAGTCGTGGGCGACAAACCATGGTTGGCGGTCGATCAGGATGGCGTGCAGTTGGTGGGTGTGGTGCTGGAAAACGACAGGCCTGTAAGTGTCCTTGCATGGTGAAGCTCCATCTACGAGGTTGAGGAGTCGCCACGCGTCGTCGTCAAGCGAATGGTGGCGGACCGTGCAGGGTTGACGAGTCGGGAGATGGAACCGGCAGGCCCGAGGGTCTCCCCGCGCGATACGCCATGGAGCCAGTAGTGAATACTACAGGCATGAAAGGGCCTGCAGAAAACCATCGCTGTTTCCCGCATGCGCCTTCAGCGCTTTCGCGCCATCTCAGCTCAGGTCGCCAAACCGCCGCGGGATTGACCGTGACGGGCGGCGGATGGAAGAGGGCTCTCGGAGGCGGCAATCTGTAAGGCGCGTAGGAATCTGGGAGGCGTGCATTGAGATGGGCGGTTCGGCAGCGTCCTCTTTATATGGGGGCGATTCAGTCACATGGCGGTCGCCGATGCATCGGGGGGACAAGATGGTGCTGCTTCTATAATCGGAAGAGGAGGGGAGAGGTCCTTTGTCATCTTTCTGCAAAAAGTCGTTGACGGCCAATTTAAACTCCCTATAATGCGCACCACTCCCAGCGACGAAGCGCTGAAAGAGCTTGAAAATCAAGCACTTACAAAGGTTCGAAGCTGAGAGTGGTGATCGGCAAGTGACTCACTTGCTACTTTCCATTGGCTGCCTCGGTAGCGA includes these proteins:
- a CDS encoding inovirus-type Gp2 protein; this translates as MALLSKGAMARGVNGLFKAGGVDVGTILFFKKFSEMAKGIVCSSGTAFRMSCGKIVPEATGERFIKLIKYGYRKIDKVYALEPYSKLIIEEMDWPTVAMFLGHVRRGGESLQVLEALNVLIDKIREEGRSPAFKKQLNSFHRSANKNYQGLLNYEKALFECSSRILVLRIDFSYRKEHCKVDQEIALQHRKQLFDNARSNKLFAHMLGYVTKLEYGVEKGFHFHCMFFFDGGKVREDITFAKRIGEYWGAVITEGMGSYYNCNYAKEAYRCCGIGMVSHSDREKRDALRRAMVYLTKTDLYMKLKAKGRALTRGVMPRSPSGRGRPRAVTISL
- a CDS encoding AlpA family phage regulatory protein; this translates as MQDVTAKLGISRSAVYDWMDIKSPRYDSTFPRPIRLGRASIGWISADIDDFITQRIAVRDRHGQ
- a CDS encoding site-specific integrase, coding for MAKITDRQMTAKPGTSDKWLSEVAIWGHGSLVARITPSGERLFYFRYTNSGSERITLPIGTYSRDGNEGTMTLAEAGQRAKELAGLHKSGVRDVKEHLEAEEAARVAARDAEIARIAAERAAIEEAQARQAARKTVQDLFDHWARVDLINRKDGGAEVRRMFQKDALPFLGTMPVDDVKKGHITEVTDTLLARGVNRMAKMIFSLMRQMFRFAVDRDLIDHDPTSSIRKAKIGGKEVERDRVLSEEEIRTLAKLAPEAGLLPPTQAAIWIALSTCCRIGELMNARWENIDLMTGNWLIPAEDSKNGKAHSVTLSKFAIQQFKRVEVLSAGSEWCYPNTKRTGPVCSKTVTKQLGDRQRQPAQGVMSNRSANAQALLLKSGKWTPHDLRRTGATLMTALGVLPEVAERCLNHTEENKVKRTYQRHSYTKEMADAWYKLGSHLELLTHI